The Kordia sp. SMS9 DNA window GTACGTCAAATTATAGATGCTATTGAAATTACTTCGTTAACCACGTATAAAGTACATGGTGAAGAAGAATATGTGCAAAATCAAATGCCGTATCAAACCTTTGCAGAAGATTTTAAATCGTTTGGAAGCAATGCCACTGTAGATTCACAGCAACAGCGCACCAACTTAACCAACGCACTTACCAATACGATTTACGCTAAATTCTATTGTGGAATTCAAAATGGCAATCATACGTCAAAAATTCCACCAAAAGTGGAACGAGATGAATTTATGAATCAACTTTCGCAGGCAAATACTTCCGTTAATGGACTCGACTATCATTGGAATATTTACAATATTGACGCCAAAACAGGAAGCGCATACGTTCAAAAAAACGGCGAATTGCGTTGGTTACAACCGAACGGATTTCAATTTGTAAATCCGCAGCAAAAACAAGCAATCGTGAATACGAAAGTAAATCTAACACGTCAAAAAGAAAACAGAAACCTTCAACCTGTATTTTATCATGTGTTTAGCAATGAAATGTTTCCGCAGGAAGTCGAAATTGGAAGATTCTACTGGAACGTTTCGCCAGAAGGCGCTGCCAAACTCGTCAACTTGCTCACAACAACGTTGAATGATTATAAAATTCCATTTCAATTCAAATGCTTAAATCACCCTGAGTTGTATGTCCGATCCGACTCCGCCGTTTTATATGTAAGTAAAAAACACGTGCAATTAGTTTCCATCATTTTACAAAGTGTCATTCCGAATTTAGAACCGTATCTTGTAGACGAAATTCCGATGTTTACCAAACAGCTTCACAAAGGTGTTGGGTACGCAGAAGATCCTGGGAAAGGGCAAAGTTTTGGAATGAGTCGCTCATCTACCATTGCAGAAGCGTTGGTAGAAGCATTCTTGCAAGAACAAAATGCCACACAAAGGTTCAACACAGTGGTCAATTCTTTATCGCGAAAAGGAATGTCACTCGATCGTTTGCACCTAAACAAACACACCGCATTAACGCCAACATTCCCAACATATGAATAGTATAGAAACCACCCAAAAAACAGACGTACAAATGTATGTAAAAACGGCACACAATATTGGCAAGTACTTAGCCAAAGAAGCATTATGGTATAAAGATATGTGCAACTGGACTGGGCATGAAGTGGCGCCCGTTGGCGATACATTCCAAACGGTTGTCAAAGCGTGTAGCATTGATTTGTACAGCGGACTCACAGGAATTGCTTTATTTTTAGCAGAATTATATGATAAAACGCAAGATACAATCATTTTGCACACCTTAAATGGTGCCTTAAAAACCATCTATTCAAATTTAGAAGGTGACAAAGTAAACAACTTCGGATACTACTCTGGAAAAATTGGATTGGGATATACGCTGTGGCGCATTGGGAAAAAATCAGCAAATGCGGAATTGGTAGACAAAGCACTTTCCATAGTAAAATCTGTCAAAGACAAAGACATTGCCGATTATGAAGTAGATATCATTTCTGGCGCTGCGGGATCCATCTCAGT harbors:
- a CDS encoding T3SS effector HopA1 family protein, coding for MKNNTHTKQVRQIIDAIEITSLTTYKVHGEEEYVQNQMPYQTFAEDFKSFGSNATVDSQQQRTNLTNALTNTIYAKFYCGIQNGNHTSKIPPKVERDEFMNQLSQANTSVNGLDYHWNIYNIDAKTGSAYVQKNGELRWLQPNGFQFVNPQQKQAIVNTKVNLTRQKENRNLQPVFYHVFSNEMFPQEVEIGRFYWNVSPEGAAKLVNLLTTTLNDYKIPFQFKCLNHPELYVRSDSAVLYVSKKHVQLVSIILQSVIPNLEPYLVDEIPMFTKQLHKGVGYAEDPGKGQSFGMSRSSTIAEALVEAFLQEQNATQRFNTVVNSLSRKGMSLDRLHLNKHTALTPTFPTYE